TGCAATTATTCAAATGGTCCTAAGGGAAGTTTTAACTAGATCTCTACTTAACATTTTgtatcaattttgttttaaaatttgttaatatgcttcaatcaaattattttttttgatgCCACTAAAATCGTTAATGACTTAATTATTAGGCATGGTTAGTGGTATTTGAGGCAAACGTGATACAACTATTCTGTTATGTGAAAATTTGGactgataagaaaaataaaaaacaaattcaaataggTAAGATAAATTTAGAGATAATCGAAGTGTGAAGAATCGTTCAAAACtcaaaaatcaacatttcattcaTAGTGAACTCAATGGGATTTCCAATCAAAggtgtgtatgtcttgattttGTGTTATTTTCATTGTTGTGGTATTGCGATCATAGTTAAGTTTAGggttactgtttttttttttaatttgtttatatttgaatgttatGTTTTAAACTCGTGTTTCATCATAGCGGAAAATTTGTGAATAATGAGtcattgaaatattatatagGAAACTAAATGGGAATCTGAATGTTTAAACAGTGGTTAACATAGTGATTTAATGGGTGAAGATAGAGACAATTGTGGACACTTTGAGATATTTTCAATGTCTAAATGTATGGAAGACTACAAATGGGAAATTGACACATACTTCACAAAAAAGGAAGATTTTATTGAAgcaataagatttttaaaaatgacaaaTGAAAAGTGAGGGTGAAATGCTTGGGGGCAAAAGGGAAATGTGAATGATACACTTATTGTGCTTATAATGTCACAAAAAATATTTGGTAGTTAAGAAAAATGAGTTGTATGCTTGTTGTGCTTATAAGATTCCTATGAGATTTTTGAATATGAATGAAGAATACTACATCTCACGCTAGTTTATGAGGTTAACCTATGAAGAAACATACATTTTAATGATATACCCTGTTAACGGTCCTCAAGTTTGGAATATTACTTCTAACCCTAATGTTTTGCCTCCAACTAAAAGGGTCTTGCTTGGAAGgccaaaaaagaaaagaagactagAGTCATGAGCTTTAAAGAAGGATGAAACTCAACTAAAACACACATAAGATGTGAAAAGTGCATAGAACTgggacataaaaaaaataatttcccaTAAACCCTTCAAACAGATGAACCAACAAGCCCACCAAGTACACTAGCCAACAAGCACACCTCCTACAAATCTAGATGGAACACCATTTCCACAAGCAACTTCAATAGACCCAACAATATCATATTAAGGAAGTCAAATTGTTGCCAAAACACAGTCATCACATGCTATAACACTTTGTGCTACCACATCACGACCTCCACCACTTACAACTGCAAGACCCATCAATGTACATAATCTATCATATAGGAGGGGCCCAATTTGGAAGtgataaaacttaatttatgtACATTTTGCAGCTGTCACATGTATTTggaatttcattatatatttcgGCCCATTTTGAAAGTCctacaatttgattatatatttcaatatatattttgcaACTTATTTTGTATTGTAGCTTATTTTGCTTAGTAGCTTATTTTGCTTAGCAGCTTTAACCAGACCTTTCTTATGTGGTTTTAAACAACAATGTTCTGATAATAAATGTATTTGGAATTAATATCATATGTTATTGCAGTAGATTTTAACTTACTTTTCTATTAACTTACTTTTCTATATATAACTCAAAATTCTCATTTATATAAGATTAAATCTCAAAACACTACAACCAAATGCATCACACTTAGTACAACCCATAAAGTACATAGTTTGCTAATGACAATAAATCTAAGTTTTACAACATTTCATGGAATTTTGAACAACATTATCACAAGGATTATGTTAATTAAGCATAGAAAACAAATCATCCCCATTAACAACTTAACTCGTTTATCATAAATCATAAGAGGCTTTTCCATATTATAGATCTTTCTcctttatcttttaataataacatCTCTAAATCTCCATGATTTTCATtgcacaatttaaaataattacctTCTTTACAATCTTCACTTCCACTCCGTTATTCAAAAAATCCAACAAAACATTAGGTTTTGTCTTtccagtaaaaaaaatatacgtccaacgaaaattaaaatcatagaTCAAACCTCATAGTTAGGAcaacttcaaaattattttctaccATTATTAACCGTTAAAGTCATTCTCAACACGGCAACTTCCCCACAATAATAAATTAGTGTTTCATTCAACCCCTTAGACCAACCACAAGAAGAAAGGATGTTGTGGCTTTATATCCATAGCAAGATAAAGACACCTAATTGAAACACAAAAGAATTTTGAGACGAAACtaatacaaaattcaaaacaagaacCAAGTTGAAACTTTCATACACCAAGTGAgaacttatttaattaaaattaattaaataccTCATTCtaataataagataattaaataaGGTATATATAAggttataaattaaattaaatttatcaagaCAGGAGTTGTCTATGCGGtataatataactatatataaagtAGATATCATTCTACAGGatgtgtttttaatttattttagaagttttgttaaaagaaaagttCACAGTActtcttgattttatttttttaaataattcttttaagtatatttataacattatatagagggaatttacattttttaaatcatatttttattacaaaattttatattttaataaaagggGATACATTTTTTGTATCTACTTTTattgtaacttttttaaaataatttatttttttaataaaaatattttttatttaatacaaattttctttatgtagtatatttaatttcaaagaGAATTTCTTAGAGAAACCAACCGCAAATatacaacttttaaattttttatatatttttaattactacTAACCActggttttttttcttttatatttattttctcctaaaacaattaatatatgaCAATACATAATAggaaaaaacattataaagCATATCAAAATAAATGTGATAAAAATGTAGTTATATAAACGCAATAATACATGATTCTGCTAGTtactacaataataataataatatcatcatcatcattattaaacaaattactcttactaataaaaaaaagctaattatacattaaataaCAGTTGGGATTATATCTGAAGTACATAATATAGactaaaattcatattattctTATCTCTTGAAATAAAAACGTTTTATTGATTAtcattatacaaatatatataaattaattttttaaacttggAATAAGAAAAAGAATGGGTGAGAGTTTGTGCgattgaaaagagaaaagaattaTTGGATGGAGAATATTTGGTTCTATAAATTATATCTTATGATGAACTTTGAATAAACAAAGATGGAATGAGGCCACGAGGGAGTTTTAATGCTATTCAGAATAAAGTCCCTAACCTAAAAAAATCACAGATTCCTTAGTATTATAGCTTTTTCTAGGAGATTTTTTTTccgtaaaaaataaataaaaatgtacatATTAATacctttatttaaaataataaaataccaaacaaaggctaaaataaaattagttttacaaACAtcacattattaatatttattagatCTATGATACTATCCGTTATCGATTCATTATCATATGATTTATGTGtgagttaaaaatattacattaattaaaaataaataaatttataatacataaaataatataatatttatcttataaattgattttataaaattaaattaagtttaatttatttctaataaattttttgttctctttttttcttaaaattttcttaatatgACTAATTTAAAGGTTGATCATTCATCTTTAACCACATCCAAATATGTTAATTGCTCTTTCATAtacttaaaaagataaaatataatttatttactgTGTTGTAGCTTTTTGTAAAAGGTTGGTGTTTGCATTAAAGTTCGACATATAATAAGATATATACTATTATAcattatgtatatatgtatgtattatgCGTATGTATTATATGatatatcattaataaattgttcaaaaaaaattttttcattatgacaattttaaatatgatataaatttatCTCTTAACAATTTTATATGGTTCACTTTTGTATAGCTCAAACTATTCAGTAATTAAGAAAGACAAAATGGCAGAAGGTATTATaatatttctatgtttttttttaatgacaaattttcaaaattatttttcttttacctaattatcatttacaaatttaaaaaaataattgagtattattttattaattatatctttattatttttccaaacattttattgatttatctCTCTCTATATTgtaatatagaaataaaaaaaaggagaaaataaaaaatattagaagtaTTTTgttgaaacaaaaacaaattgatttttatctataaataaaatttgaatacatcataaaaaaattaatatattaataccaataaaaaaaatttttatattttcttaaattactTCTATTAGATTTAAagcattattttaattaacctAGAATATAATTTATTCCAATATGTATAAAGTTATTATTAAGATATGAATcatcaaattaaacaaaaagcGCATCTGGTGTAGTGGTATCATAGTACCCTCCCACGGTACTGACCGGGGTTCGATTCCCCGGATGCGCAATATTTGTAGcaattcttttgtttttcgTATAAAAGGTATCAAtcaattttagtaattttagaaaaacttacaattttatatattttttatttttgcttaattctatcttatataattttattaattcatttttagtttgtttACATTAATAATGTTTTACATGGCTAATTTTACGATGAttggaaataaataattaacacaaCATTCACCTATTAGTTTATAATCAATGTTTCTCTTAAGACAggtaaaacatatttttgttacaTTGGAGTTGCTTGCTGGACATAGCAGAAATATTCTCAGTgataatttcatataattttttttatttgcaaatatgtggtttttaactcaattaatttCTCATGGCTTACATTTATCTTCTTCAtcgaagttttttttttttgtgacaaATATATCAATAATGTTAGAAGCtatgtatttgttttctttttctactctttattgttttttatccTATTGGGTGAAACACTGGCCAACTTCAATTAAAACTATTAAgtgataaaaatagaataaaaattaaaatagtttttctaTAAACTacaattaatttatgtaaaaactaatttttacgaacaaaaacaaatatcataCACATGCACATCAATAGTTGTTCACATTTATAATTAACTTTATCTTTCTGCAACTGTATGACTTCAAGTTCACATTTACACCCACATCCTTATATAATAGACACAGTTGAACTTTGAGAAtgtattaaaatcatttaaaaattattttaataaaatttgttatttgtgagacttattatatttagtattattattacgTTATAATTAATCTCCAATcctatatttgaaatatatacaCTTTAATATGATAAGATAGATTTAAATCTcatctcaattaaaaataagaagaattgcaattaaaattaactttttaagacGTTTATCAACCatactaataaaatttattccGACTAACTGAATCACCTACATGAATCACATACGACGAGATTCCATAACATTAAAACCAAAATTTCAATAGggataaaaatgatataatctACTCTTTTAGCTGAAACTTTTTATGGACTTATACGTGTGTGTGAcatttatgttaatattttacatCATTCTTGTATTATTGATTCTATCTAGTTGGAGAAAAAATCTACCCCAAGGCAATTGGAAAGTGATGAAGTTCTTCCTGTATGTGGAGCAGACAAGTCTTTTCAGACAATCTCGTATGCTATGTTCTCACATGGACAGAACAAAACAAGAGGTGGAAATTGGAACACCATGACCATGAACCTTGAATATTGATCACCATTATTATCGGATCATGCAATTCTCCAGGAGACCAAGAACAGATAGACTTCATGCAGAATTTTGAATGTGTTTGCTTCAATTCCAAGGTATGcaattttgttgtttatcccCTCTAgaggtaaataaaatttgactcagattttatgtttttgcccagagatatgaaaagaaaataaaaaactgtcAATGTTCTGATACAAATAATTGAATATCCATGATCATCAATTTGTAACAGTAACATGCCCCATCTATTGTTTTTCCACTTTGTATTCTTCTTTATGAAGCATAGTATATAGCTTTGATTTGAATATAAGGTATTGTGCTGCTGGTTATTGTTTAACTAACTTGGGGTCAGCATAACACTAGAGTGGGATAATCATTCCCTCACTCTAACTTTTTATTCAAGATGATAAGGAATCGATTCTCTGCACCATTATTCTAGTTTATATATTCCACCTGCATAccatgaaatatatatatatatatatatatatatatatatatatatatatatatatatatatatatatatatatatatatatcttgcaTATTGGCTTTATAAGATTTTGTTCCTTGCTAACAATAAGAAATTCAGAACCCAGCTAATGTTATGCTAATTCAATGTCATTGGTTGCAAATGTTATGCTTGCAGAACTATGAAACAGGTGAGAGACATCGTTTTTCAGTATGGTTTTTCTCAATATTACTCTCTAGTAGTAGTTTTTTTTAACCAGATGTTCTAGAAGAACACAAGATAATAAGATTAAGGAAGTTTCGTTTGTCTTGAAGAAAGCCAGCAAGAAGCAACAaattaaagatgaaattttGATGTTTTGCACCAGTCTAAAATTATCACCCAGATTGAATTTTATCAAATCTGCAACTTCTCTTTCTTAGAAATCACATCTTCAACTTGGACAGAATGGTACAATTCAACAAAACCATCAATTTCTCTTTTATCATCATATCATAATACCATATCTATCATATCCCAAACTATAGGTATAAAATCTTCGTTATCATTTGTGAATAGAATAGAAATGAAGAGGAAATCACAAGCTGTACGTATGTTATGTCATACCAGATAAATACAAAGTCAGATAACGAGGTATATGAAACAAAATACTGATAAACAGCATCATGAAACATCGTTACTCaaccttaaaaaaaacataacagtgAAATCCGGAATCCATAAAAACACACGTCTAACTAAAAAACAGGTTTAAAAATCAAATCCACCAGCATCATCAAATCCAGCATCGTATCCAGCATCATAATCCGCAGCATCAGATACCATATCTCCGATCAACATACCACCCAAAGCACCACCAAGCAATCCCGCTCCCAACCCCATTCCGAAATTGTTCTTCTTTGGTTTCTGGGCTGGTGGGTATCCATATCCACCTTGTTGAGGGTACCCTTGATACCCATAACCATAACCATTTTGCGGTGGGTATCCACCATATCCGTTTTGTTGTGGGGGGTATCCACCGTAGCTCTGTTGAGGTGGATACCCATTTCCAGATTGAACCGGTGGGTATCCGGTGTAAGACGGTTGTTGGGGTGGGTATCCATATTGTGCAGCCGGGTTGGGCGGCGGAGGATGTGATGTTCCGTAAGGAATTGCACTTGTTCCGGCGGAGGTCTGAGGAGGGTAAGCCATCACTGGCTCCGTTTCTGCTTTTGATGCCGTGGCGGACAGCCTTCCGGCGGCGACGGAATTAGAGACCTTTTCAGCGAATTTGTAAGAGAAATTGAATGATCCCTTGGATTTTCCTGAAGATTTGACGACCTTGTAACTGACGTGTCGAAAGCCGTTGTCTTCGCCGGGGTTGTCGACGAGCTCCCTGAGAGGAACATGGACGGTGCCGATGACGGTGTCGCCGAGGGTGCGGTCGGAGATGAGCTTGGCCTCGAGGGTCAAACGGTTCTCCTTTGCCAGCGCTTCGTTGACGGAGAATTTCACCGGATAGTTCCACTTGGGGTTGCATCCGCCATCTTTGTCCACATGGGTGGTTGCACTTTGAAGATGAAAAGGGTCACCGGTGAGCGAAATGACGACGTAAACGTCCATCTTCGAGAAAAGATTAACATTCTTTATGTCTTTTGCTGATATGATGTTGAGTTCTAAGGTTCTGTATTCCATGGATTTCAGAAGAAGtagcagaagaagaagatgaacaaaatgaacaagaagaagaagaagagtttctGATTTGTTTGGTGCAAAATCTTGAATGCTATGTACAACTGAAACTacgaaaatatatatatacaagtttCAACAATGATATTTAGGAACCTTCCAGGTAGATAcaactttaaattataattttatgatttaaattatttatcatcacGCGTTTTTCTATTTTCGGTTTGggttaatatttatatttttattattattccaAGGCggttcagtgtttttgtgtagttTTTAATTCTTGCTTAATgtttaagatatttttctaaataatagagatttaaaattagaaaaaacgACAACTATGGCCTTTTATGTCGCATTTCGTCGcgttgttgtttttatttagtaatattttttggTAATGATTTGATGCATACACCGTAATGTCTCTATTCAAAATAGTTTGGCCAGcgtgaaaaataattaatgtataaattaatttttcctgaAAAAAGgaatatgaaattatatgttTCATCAATGAGTGAGATACGGTGATAAacgataaatatttttagaaatatttggAGAagcttttgaaattaaaatatagcaTGACATCTTTATCTAGAATTTCATTCTTTTCTATTactcaaattaaataatttgatgtaacattttatgaaatgaaaaggttaatctaatattttgtaaataactTTTTTGCCCTTTCCTTAACTCTGGAATGTGCATGAATAGTTAACGTGTCATGCGCATGTAGAGTCGTCATGTCATCACGCGCGCATGTCCATACACGCGGGTTGGGCTACGGCTTGGACGCGGAATTCCTCGTTAGGCTCAAAAACCGTTTTAAAACCGAGTTTTcaacctaaaataaaaaatgtttaacataaactttttatatttgataataaaggatttttatgtaattagttaaaaaattaaatatttattatgtaacAATTAATCAATCAATTTATTCATATGAAAAGATGGCAATTTTAATGTTtactctttttaaaaatttattttctaaatattatatttcattttattttcttttgatgtGTATGAATAGTAGTGGGCATGTTTTGAGTTATTGGGATCCTTGTCAGGCTTCCATTTGCTTTCACTTGACAAGAACTTGCACTCAGAGAAGCATATTTTATGAATATGCAATTTGCCTTTTTcactttgttttcattttcattttattttattttttaataaaaaaaaattatattttatttattattatcttatcAAGAAATTGTTCGCTATATATCTGTTACAAATTCGGGTCAAAACCCatacattttcatttctttttattatttttactcattattttctttttactcaaTTAAGTCCAAATTAGATACTTCTAGGTTTCATGcagattttattgaaaaaagtggaagaaaaaaCCATACCAAACTCATAATCacatataagaagaaaaagaaatatgaagaaaaaacaaactaaataaaTACCTAGTAATACACCAATATAACACTAAACAActcataaataaaattcattagaATATCACAAGATTTATCATTTCTTAATTCactcacattaaaaaaaaacttcaaaattctttgttttttaatgtacttgttttaataaatttagtattaactttcttttatttatttttatcagatttttttatagtttgattATCATTTAGTATTAAAATCATTTCTCTCATTCAGTATATTagttcatttaaaaattaatttcaattttttcctaTAATCAACTTTCTTAGAAATCAAAAAATTAGAAACTTACAGAACTGTTATGAGATAAATCAAGGcgtttaaaaattgatttttacttctttttttctcatatCTTCGTCTCTAAgtacataatttaattagacatttatttctctatttactatttgtttttaataatatcattcttttatttagttctactagaattatttttcatgtattatATACATTTGGTAGCATGCATGCTTCATGAAATATCTTTCACAAGCTACTCAAAGTAGTAGTATagtaataagataaaaaaatacctCTTTCTTCATATTCAGATTTTCTTCCTAAGAAAAATCTTAAACAAATGGTTTCCAAAAAGTGAGAACTTCCATCAAGGCactaacataaatttaaaaaataaaaaaaataaacattacacTATGAACAaataaatcttaatttattatGGATGAAGCTTTAATGATCTCTCTAAAGTAGAAATTGTCTTTTTGCTATCGATCTTCATAGTTGATAACATTTAACACACAAACCTTCAACAACTTGTAACATAACGAAACTTTGACTTCCACCCATGtctgaaataatatatattgtaataaaataaaaaataatgttagaaGCAAAATAGTATTagacaaatattaaaaaatacagtttaaagatatattataattaaaatgttttagaaaattgaattccttaaaatatattttaattgattttctctatttattttatatatgagaTAGAGAAAGTTAAGCATTATAGGTATAAAATGTTACAAAAGTAGCAATTAAATATAAGAGGGTTATTGCAATAAAGTTTACcgttatgtatttataaatgaagAAAGTAGTtatatatagaaataaattttaaaaatgtgtacATCAAATAAAGAAATCTATTTTAGACATTGTTATATtgttataaaacataaataaaataaataaaaaagttaattttcaaggatgatatattttattcatatacgTACTGTGACAGAAATTGAGGTAGaaattgttaatattttgatagtttATATTATCAATACGTATTGTGATATATTGTGACATAATATAAACAACATTTTCGTGGATGACAACAGTTTTTTAAGAGGATAGACACACTAACTTTCAATCTAAACTTATAATTGAGAATTCCTTaacatttaatatcatttaaaaacttgaagcaaacaattcaatctgaattaattattagttttcaTCGGATTTTATTATATCCTGAAAATAATAGTGAATTCATTGATTACAAGTCACATGTCTTTAATACTAAGCaatttcataaatgtttttactaaacaattttataaattgagaAGTTTTCTAAGCTCGACAAAGTAAttcataaaactatataataatttattatgtatgtATACAGTATTTAGAAAAGAATAATTTGACTGGTGTTTTGCCTTGTCATATTTCAAATAATCTTAGTACTGgctttgtttaaattttaaagtctCCATTGTTTGAATAGCTTTTGAGTTATCTATTTTCTCACATTTGTTATTTTTCCAAACTTTAAGCTttgaatttaaacattttaatgatattttaatttaaacaaaacaacataaaatattaaaaatactaaatttaaagttaaatacataaaaaaagtattaaaatgaaaaaaaaacatacaagaACTCGTGGAACACGTGGCCAGATAGTCCAAGATGCAGATACTGAGTGGTAAAAGTTAATCAAAATTTTGGATTTAAATATTCtgcataaaaattataatagaaaaaaaataaacttaataaattacCGATATTAGTAAATGTCAATAgatatgttttaattataacaaGTATACATCTTAAAcctattttagaaaaaaaaaatcttgtaaCTGTTCAACTAATAGCTGTTGAAGCtagaaatggaaaaaaaaatctgtacTAAGCCCGACACAAAGAAAgctaaattaatattattatcatccCTGAAATAACTGTGTTCGATCCAATCACTGCATGCAAAAAAATCTCCACggtcttctcttcttttctctttttcttttccttttcttatattacattaatattacTCGTCGTGTTTGTGTCTGAGACTCTGCAAGATTCCTGCAACGCCTCAGACAGAGGCGGAGAAGTCGCCGCCATAGAAAATCTTCCACTCAAATAAGGCGGCAACCAACGAATTTCCCTTCCCTTTCCTGTCTCCAATGCCCGCTCCCGTCTCCATTGCCTCCTTTCTCTTCCTCTCTCGCCGGtgccttctctctctctttccaAATT
This Vigna angularis cultivar LongXiaoDou No.4 chromosome 4, ASM1680809v1, whole genome shotgun sequence DNA region includes the following protein-coding sequences:
- the LOC108321079 gene encoding protein SRC2 → MEYRTLELNIISAKDIKNVNLFSKMDVYVVISLTGDPFHLQSATTHVDKDGGCNPKWNYPVKFSVNEALAKENRLTLEAKLISDRTLGDTVIGTVHVPLRELVDNPGEDNGFRHVSYKVVKSSGKSKGSFNFSYKFAEKVSNSVAAGRLSATASKAETEPVMAYPPQTSAGTSAIPYGTSHPPPPNPAAQYGYPPQQPSYTGYPPVQSGNGYPPQQSYGGYPPQQNGYGGYPPQNGYGYGYQGYPQQGGYGYPPAQKPKKNNFGMGLGAGLLGGALGGMLIGDMVSDAADYDAGYDAGFDDAGGFDF